A genomic region of Raphanus sativus cultivar WK10039 chromosome 6, ASM80110v3, whole genome shotgun sequence contains the following coding sequences:
- the LOC108812538 gene encoding probable disease resistance protein At1g59620, protein MAELAVALLPFAVERLWNLLVRETKQFQGVGEQFEGLKNDVDTLRCFLKDAEAKKHANETVRKIIKDINEIVFDAEDIIETFLLKKTLRESSSSSVRRFASVTVRTMVLGFDMKPIRNRISKVIRDMQSFGVLQNEERMQSLEVRERQKRETFSIDDQEKSIVGMERNIEILVGYLVEEGSSQVVSITGMGGLGKTTLARKVFNHETIKSHFREGLAWVCVSQQFERKSVWETILQQLRSECYKSKMKENELLEKIVGVFETQKALIVIDDIWREEDWDLIKPVFLPNKGWKVLFTSRNEEVALHADRQCVTFKPECLTSEESWDLFQRIAFPIKDTVEFKIDEVNMKEIGMEMLKHCGGLPLAIKVLGGMLRKKYTLHQWKVIHENIKAPIVRGTGFDDGNMKREVYNVLYLSFEELPAYLKHCFLYLASFPEDFKIDVEKLSYYWAAEGILRPMDFDGASIREVGDGYIEDLVKRHMIISERDVKTFRFETLQLHDMMREVCLRKAEEENFVQTIGTSTANSKSPCKSRRLAIVSSPKETFNVDKEVKNPSLRTLLLFFESGSWMKISFLFTRHKLMRVLDLSYVEFEGGKVPSNIGKLIHLRYLSFKGSYVTQLPSSMRNLKKLLYLNLGLTFLLVRVYMPNVLNEMRELTFLLLPKFLKDETKLELGNLVKLETLKNFNTKHGRVTDLQGMTRLRSLSIFFVTDERYTMETLSSSLSKLSHLESLTIDSLVYTPTNDDEEGFVWDFVNLKQLNLELYMPRLPDAQHFPSHLTTISLKWCRLKEDPMPILEKLLHLQVIILGKRSFCGRRMDCSKDGLPRLQKLQFEGLEEWEEWIVEEGSMPLLHSLKIKSCRKLKELPDRLRFITNLEDLSIKNMGDEFKLKGYLPYHLTTIHIKECCLKEDPMPILEKLLHLKEVRLESKSFCGRRMVCSRNGFTQLQKLRFYELDEWEEWIIEEGSMPLLHTLDIYDCKKLKELPDRLRFITSLKDLSVNYLSSRFWDIFSSTSRLTTIHLNESCLEENPIPILEKLLHLKHMYLGERSFHGRRIVCSRGGFPQLQTLFFWGLNQWEEWIVEEGSMPLLHSLEIYCCPKLKELPDGLRFITSLKSLTCYYMGKEWKKRLSEGGKDYYKVQHIPSVTIK, encoded by the exons ATGGCTGAGCTGGCAGTGGCACTTTTACCATTTGCAGTGGAGAGGCTTTGGAACCTACTTGTCCGAGAAACTAAGCAATTTCAAGGAGTTGGAGAGCAGTTCGAAGGATTAAAGAATGACGTGGATACGTTAAGGTGCTTTTTGAAAGATGCAGAGGCCAAAAAACATGCAAATGAAACGGTGAGGAAAATTATCAAAGACATCAacgaaattgtttttgatgCGGAAGATATCATCGAGACGTTTCTTCTGAAAAAAACACTCCGGGAATCAAGCAGCAGCAGCGTGAGAAGATTTGCATCTGTTACTGTGAGAACCATGGTGCTTGGGTTTGATATGAAACCCATAAGGAATAGGATCTCTAAGGTGATCCGTGATATGCAGAGTTTTGGCGTTCTGCAGAATGAAGAGCGTATGCAGTCTCTAGAGGTAAGAGAAAGACAAAAGCGAGAAACGTTTTCTATAGATGACCAAGAGAAATCTATTGTTGGGATGGAGAGAAATATTGAGATATTGGTTGGCTATTTGGTGGAGGAGGGTAGCAGTCAAGTGGTTTCCATAACCGGGATGGGCGGGCTTGGTAAAACCACACTCGCAAGAAAAGTTTTCAATCATGAAACAATAAAAAGTCATTTTCGAGAAGGATTAGCGTGGGTGTGTGTTTCACAACAATTTGAAAGAAAGTCTGTCTGGGAGACAATCTTGCAACAACTGAGGTCAGAATGTTATAAGTCAAAGATGAAGGAAAACGAACTTCTAGAGAAGATTGTTGGAGTGTTCGAAACACAAAAGGCTTTGATCGTCATTGATGATATATGGAGAGAAGAAGACTGGGACCTAATCAAGCCTGTGTTTCTGCCAAATAAAG GATGGAAGGTATTATTTACTTCTCGCAATGAGGAAGTGGCATTACATGCAGATAGACAATGTGTTACTTTCAAACCAGAATGCCTAACTTCTGAAGAAAGTTGGGATCTTTTTCAGAGAATAGCATTTCCAATTAAAGACACAGTTG AATTTAAGATTGATGAAGTCAACATGAAAGAAATCGGAATGGAGATGCTTAAACATTGTGGAGGTCTACCACTGGCTATTAAGGTGTTAGGCGGGATGTTACGTAAAAAGTACACATTGCATCAGTGGAAAGTGATACATGAGAATATTAAAGCTCCCATCGTTAGAGGGACTGGCTTTGACGACGGAAATATGAAGAGGGAGGTTTACAATGTTTTGTATCTGAGCTTCGAAGAGCTGCCTGCTTATTTGAAACATTGCTTCCTTTACCTCGCTAGTTTTCCagaagattttaaaatagacGTGGAGAAACTTTCCTATTACTGGGCTGCAGAAGGAATACTAAGGCCAATGGATTTCGATGGAGCGAGCATTCGAGAGGTTGGAGATGGATACATAGAAGACTTAGTGAAGAGACACATGATTATTTCTGAAAGAGACGTTAAAACTTTCAGATTTGAAACACTTCAGTTGCATGACATGATGAGAGAAGTTTGTTTAAGAAAAGCTGAAGAAGAGAATTTCGTACAAACCATTGGCACATCAACTGCAAATTCAAAATCTCCTTGTAAATCTCGCAGACTTGCTATTGTAAGTTCGCCTAAAGAAACATTTAATGTTGATAAGGAGGTGAAGAATCCAAGCCTTAGAACTCTCTTGTTGTTTTTCGAGAGCGGAAGTTGGATGAAAATAAGTTTTTTGTTTACAAGGCATAAGCTGATGAGAGTGTTAGATCTCTCTTATGTGGAGTTTGAAGGAGGGAAGGTACCCTCTAACATCGGAAAGCTCATCCACTTGAGATATCTTAGTTTCAAGGGGTCATATGTAACTCAACTGCCTTCTTCTATGCGGAATCTGAAGAAGCTTCTCTATTTAAACCTGGGTTTAACTTTTTTGTTAGTTCGAGTTTACATGCCCAATGTCTTGAATGAGATGCGAGAATTGACATTCTTGTTGTTGCCGAAGTTCTTAAAAGATGAGACAAAGTTGGAATTGGGAAATCTGGTCAAGCTGGAGACGTTGAAGAATTTCAACACAAAACATGGGAGAGTGACGGATCTACAGGGCATGACACGGCTCAgatctctctctatcttctttgttACAGACGAGAGGTATACTATGGAAACTCTATCATCATCTCTAAGTAAACTTTCACACTTGGAGAGTCTTACTATAGATAGCTTGGTGTATACTCCAAcgaatgatgatgaagaaggatTTGTTTGGGATTTTGTTAATCTCAAACAGCTGAATTTGGAGTTATATATGCCAAGGTTACCTGATGCGCAACACTTTCCTTCTCACCTTACAACCATATCTCTAAAGTGGTGTCGTTTGAAGGAGGATCCAATGCCGATTCTAGAGAAGTTACTTCACTTGCAAGTGATTATTTTAGGAAAAAGATCTTTTTGTGGGAGGAGAATGGATTGCTCAAAGGATGGGCTTCCTCGTTTGCAGAAGCTTCAATTTGAGGGATTAGAGGAGTGGGAAGAGTGGATAGTAGAAGAAGGATCTATGCCCCTTCTCCATAGTCTCAAGATTAAAAGTTGCAGAAAATTAAAGGAGCTTCCTGATAGGCTGCGATTCATCACTAACTTGGAGGATCTCAGTATTAAGAATATGGGAGACGAATTCAAATTGAAAGGATACTTGCCTTATCACCTTACAACCATACATATAAAGGAGTGTTGTTTGAAGGAGGATCCAATGCCGATTCTCGAGAAGTTGCTTCACTTGAAAGAGGTTAGATTAGAGAGTAAATCTTTCTGTGGGAGGAGAATGGTTTGCTCAAGGAATGGGTTTACTCAATTGCAGAAGCTAAGATTTTATGAATTAGATGAGTGGGAAGAGTGGATAATAGAAGAAGGCTCCATgcctcttcttcatactcttgATATTTACGAttgcaaaaaattaaaagagcTTCCTGATAGGCTGCGATTCATCACTTCCTTAAAGGATCTGAGTGTTAATTACTTAAGTTCTCGTTTTTGGGATATATTCTCCTCCACTTCGCGCCTTACAACCATACATCTGAATGAGTCTTGTTTGGAGGAGAATCCAATACCAATTTTAGAGAAGTTGCTTCACCTAAAACATATGTATTTAGGGGAAAGATCTTTCCATGGGAGGAGAATCGTTTGCTCGAGGGGTGGGTTTCCTCAATTGCAGACGCTATTTTTTTGGGGATTAAACCAGTGGGAAGAGTGGATAGTAGAAGAAGGCTCCATGCCCCTTCTCCATTCTCTCGAAATTTACTGTTGTCCAAAGTTAAAGGAGCTTCCTGATGGACTGCGTTTCATCACTTCTTTGAAGAGTCTGACCTGTTATTATATGGGAAAGGAATGGAAGAAGAGACTGTCGGAAGGAGGAAAAGACTATTACAAAGTCCAACACATCCCTTCTGTTACAATTAAATGA
- the LOC108807856 gene encoding uncharacterized protein LOC108807856: MDPWVENQERKEMKKMKKHFDMLQFICDAEHGIPTSCPCGGRIVDEVSTNPTDKDFLPGRRYFTCNEYKNDGFHFRQPWVLGVEEEVRSLRQDVDKMAEEMHKMAEEIAQLKDLLTRK; this comes from the exons ATGGATCCATGGGTTGAGAATCAGGAaaggaaggagatgaagaagatgaagaaacatTTTGACATGCTTCAGTTTATTTGCGATGCTGAACACGGGATTCCAACTTCGTGCCCATGTGGGGGACGAATCGTCGACGAGGTTTCTACTAATCCAACAGATAAGGATTTTCTACCAGGCCGAAGGTACTTCACTTGCAATGAGTACAAG AATGATGGGTTTCACTTCCGTCAACCATGGGTTCTCGGAGTTGAGGAAGAGGTTCGCTCCTTAAGACAGGATGTGGACAAAATGGCTGAAGAGATGCACAAAATGGCTGAAGAAATTGCTCAGCTTAAGGACCTTCTTACCCGTAAATGA
- the LOC108807857 gene encoding protein FAR-RED ELONGATED HYPOCOTYL 3-like, which translates to MSNHVSGIPGSPEESYKMMYSYLYMLKQVNPGTKTCVKLDDASKFKYLFIALGACIEGFAFMRKVIAVDATSLKNRYGGVLVFAEAQDPNGQSYPLAFAVLDSENLTSWTWFFEMLKSVIPDSSELVFMSERNQSLIFAIGSVFPEAHHGHCLWHLKEKVKWHAGNVNKVIVGHRFMELGRYYTVDDFNSAYDSFEKRYPAVYKYVQEHTEKDKWARVFFPRDRYNFDTINSVESMKSVF; encoded by the coding sequence ATGAGCAATCACGTAAGTGGTATACCTGGTAGTCCGGAAGAGAGCTACAAGATGATGTATAGCTATTTGTACATGTTAAAGCAAGTGAATCCAGGAACAAAAACTTGTGTGAAATTGGATGATGCAAGTAAATTCAAGTACCTCTTCATAGCTTTGGGAGCTTGCATTGAAGGGTTTGCATTTATGAGGAAAGTGATAGCTGTGGATGCGACATCGCTGAAGAACAGATATGGTGGTGTTCTAGTTTTCGCGGAAGCTCAAGATCCTAATGGTCAAAGTTATCCACTTGCGTTTGCAGTACTAGATAGTGAGAATCTTACTAGTTGGACTTGGTTTTTCGAGATGCTTAAAAGTGTTATACCAGACTCTTCTGAACTGGTTTTCATGAGTGAAAGAAATCAGAGCCTGATCTTCGCTATAGGAAGCGTGTTTCCAGAGGCTCACCATGGGCATTGTTTATGGCATTTGAAGGAAAAGGTGAAATGGCATGCTGGTAACGTCAACAAGGTTATAGTCGGGCATAGATTTATGGAGTTGGGCAGATATTACACGGTGGATGACTTCAACTCTGCTTACGACTCATTTGAAAAAAGATATCCTGCTGTGTACAAGTATGTGCAGGAACATACTGAAAAGGACAAATGGGCAAGGGTTTTTTTTCCACGTGACAGGTACAACTTCGATACAATCAACAGTGTGGAATCAATGAAGAGCGTGTTTTAA
- the LOC108806168 gene encoding uncharacterized protein LOC108806168 — MSLLTLMKIYLVSSTDSDEFTRLKCSLARSTVIALDAEWKPQRSSTSSFPIVTLLQVACRLGHGSDDVFLIDLTSIHLPSVWELLNDMFVSPDVLKLGFRFKQDLVYLSSTFTQQGCEGRFNEVKQYMDITSIYNHLQHKRFGRKAPKDIKSLAAICKELLDLSLSKELQCSDWSHRPLTEEQKLYAATDAHCLLQIFDVFKSNLVEEITLQDPKDINVGLKDILNGSDCTSKIVTVKLCKAADVIRAMTENGQNIANGMVSRKTTLNTMPMDENLLKIVRKYGERILLKESDLLPRISKKKTRRRTSLKNGNSDKHLVCSMEWQGPPPWDSSLGGDGCPKFLLDVMVEGLAKHLRCVGIDAAVPPSKKPDSRELLDQALKEKRVLLTRDTKLLRHQDLAKHQIYRVKSLLKNEQLLEVIETFQLKISENQLMSRCTKCNGKFIQKPLTIEEAIEAAKGFQRIPNCLFNKNLEFWQCMNCHQLYWEGTQYHNAVQKFMDVCKLSE, encoded by the exons ATGTCTCTCCTCACATTAATGAAGATCTATCTTGTCTCCTCCACCGACTCGGACGAGTTCACCCGCCTAAAATGCTCCTTGGCTCGTTCCACGGTGATCGCGTTGGACGCGGAGTGGAAGCCGCAACGCTCTAGTACGTCGTCGTTTCCGATCGTTACTCTCCTCCAAGTCGCGTGCCGACTCGGTCACGGCTCGGATGATGTTTTCCTTATTGACTTGACTTCGATTCATCTCCCTTCGGTGTGGGAGCTGTTGAACGATATGTTCGTGTCTCCTGATGTGTTGAAACTTGGGTTTCGGTTTAAGCAGGACTTGGTTTACTTGTCTTCGACATTTACTCAACAGGGATGTGAGGGGAGGTTCAACGAG GTGAAACAGTATATGGATATCACAAGCATATACAATCATCTACAACATAAGCGGTTTGGGAGAAAGGCGCCAAAGGATATCAAGAGCTTGGCAGCTATTTGCAAGGAGTTGCTAGAcctttctttgtcaaag GAGCTTCAATGTAGTGACTGGTCACACCGTCCTCTTACAGAAGAACAGAAACTATACGCTGCAACAGATGCTCACTGCTTGCTCCAAATATTCGATGTGTTCAAGTCAAATCTTGTAGAAGAAATCACATTGCAAGATCCTAAAGATATAAACGTTGGCTTAAAAGATATTCTCAATGGATCAGATTGTACCAGTAAGATTGTCACGGTCAAACTGTGCAAGGCTGCGGATGTAATCAGGGCAATGACTGAAAATGGTCAAAACATTGCCAACGGAATGGTTTCTAGAAAAACGACGCTGAACACAATGCCAATGGATGAGAATCTGTTGAAGATCGTCAGGAAGTATGGAGAAAGGATCTTGTTGAAGGAGTCTGATCTTCTACCAAGGATCTCcaagaagaaaacaagaagaCGTACCTCCTTGAAGAATGGGAACTCAGATAAGCATTTGGTCTGTTCTATGGAATGGCAAGGTCCACCCCCATGGGATTCATCTTTGGGTGGTGATGGCTGCCCTAAGTTTCTATTGGATGTGATG GTTGAAGGTTTGGCGAAACATCTGCGTTGTGTGGGGATTGATGCTGCAGTTCCACCCTCAAAGAAGCCAGATTCAAG GGAGTTGCTTGATCAAGCATTGAAAGAGAAGAGAGTTCTATTGACAAGAGATACAAAATTGTTGAGACACCAAGATTTGGCTAAGCATCAGATATATAGAGTCAAGAGCCTTCTGAAAAATGAGCAGCTACTTGAG GTGATAGAGACTTTCCAGCTAAAGATCAGCGAGAATCAATTGATGTCAAGATGCACGAAATGCAATGGAAAATTTATCCAGAAACCGCTGACCATTGAAGAAGCTATTGAAGCAGCAAAGGGTTTCCAAAGAATACCAAACTGcttatttaacaaaaatttgGAGTTTTGGCAGTGCATGAACTGCCATCAGCTCTACTGGGAG GGAACTCAGTATCATAACGCAGTTCAGAAGTTCATGGATGTATGCAAGTTGAGTGAatga
- the LOC108806169 gene encoding histone-lysine N-methyltransferase ATXR6, whose translation MVVLRRRRTQVTNPRSMADDSDSELDTVCEECSSGKQPAKLLLCDKCDKGFHLFCLRPILVSVPKGSWFCPSCSKHQKPKAFPLVQTKLIDFFRIKRSSSDISCSPDKMGKKRKRTSLVMSKKKRKLLPYNPTVDPQRRLEQMASLATALRASNTEFSNKLTYVHSKALRSANKAVLEKGVMQVLSKQDAETLALCKSMMDRGECPPLMVVFDPYEGFTVEADRCIKDLTIITEYVGDVDYLSNREDSYDGDSMMTLLHATDPSQCLVICPDRRSNIARFISGINNHTPEGRKKQNLKCVRFNINGEARVLLVANRDISKGERLYYDYNGYEHEYPTEHFV comes from the exons ATGGTGGTGTTGCGGCGGAGAAGAACCCAGGTGACAAACCCTAGATCAATGGCGGATGATTCTGATTCGGAATTGGATACGGTATGCGAAGAATGCAGCTCAGGGAAACAGCCCGCGAAGCTGCTTCTTTGCGACAAATGCGATAAAGGGTTTCATCTCTTCTGTCTCAGACCGATTCTCGTTTCAGTTCCCAAAGGCTCCTGGTTCTGTCCTTCGTGTTCTAAACACCAGAAGCCTAAAG CTTTCCCTCTTGTTCAGACCAAACTCATAGACTTCTTTCGGATTAAACGGTCCTCTTCAGACATCTCATGTTCTCCAG ataaAATGGggaagaaaaggaaaaggaCAAGCTTGGTGATGTctaagaagaagaggaagcttCTTCCTTACAATCCTACCGTTGATCCTCAAAGGAGGTTGGAGCAAATGGCGTCTCTAGCCACTGCGTTGAGAGCATCCAACACCGAGTTCAGCAACAAGCTTACTTATGTACATAGCAAGGCTCTAAGATCTGCAAACAAAGCTGTCCTTGAGAAAGGAGTCATGCAG GTTCTATCTAAACAAGATGCAGAGACCTTAGCCTTGTGCAAGAGCATGATGGACCGTGGTGAATGCCCGCCGCTTATGGTCGTCTTTGATCCTTATGAAGG GTTCACAGTAGAGGCTGATAGGTGTATTAAAGACTTAACAATAATCACAGAGTATGTTGGAGATGTTGATTATCTGAGCAACAGAGAAGATAGCTATGATGGCGACAGCATGATGACTCTACTCCATGCCACTGATCCTTCGCAGTGCCTTGTTATTTGCCCTGACAGACGCAGTAACATCGCTCGCTTCATCAGCGGCATCAACAATCACACACC AGAAGGGAGGAAGAAGCAGAACCTGAAGTGTGTGAGGTTCAACATCAACGGAGAAGCTAGGGTTCTTCTCGTAGCTAATAGAGATATATCTAAAGGGGAGCGTTTGTATTATGATTACAACGGATATGAACATGAATATCCAACTGAACATTTTGTATAA